Proteins encoded by one window of Anticarsia gemmatalis isolate Benzon Research Colony breed Stoneville strain chromosome 15, ilAntGemm2 primary, whole genome shotgun sequence:
- the LOC142978739 gene encoding uncharacterized protein LOC142978739 encodes MSEVDSKLAVKRKRKSVIVTDGLDSAAPVDQLIESLQSNTRKNKLYVLYCQTVRQRRTTAGRYLKNPHYLLPGHPLNVFSQEWDGALNTGYFETFSHKSLMPKMISKIRNIGQKDPVTEYMKKKIAWQDTFMDYKRIMSLMSKRHKYEFMNDEILHCPKQLVEIAAHYEQNPDPYFESSYNWYYAGHGNMQLITIGGLEYLLQSEFSCLYLSPFIKYNSTVDNESTVTFDCGEELDILETVSSQNIIALRTRNKIFVLKILDFESIIKLEKIKEMESKIPFTGISFDEFHKNILYVTTLDFRLTIVNIDRMTGRSKQLRAEVSSMLDNWSTVIGSERGYFSHVSKNSVTLYDKRTNCAFQRWKSLRKLTDDIACNDISIASHGTDKRLMYVGTDHHLFLLDLRFNKIEKNKLKVVQRWTHGMQCPPTYMTVSKFEYNKELICMSSQWCEDMCVVSNYADRLTRHNDISSVSIPYRPPSVLQTLSEAKEKMLCCDLFSPINNRLCSSITGLSVVEQDDTYDVLMLNSLGDISCHTLCPQHMTAFFDDNSFELLNEWSKSLSVEPKVFEVSSIIDISNIWKELRSVPDDYKFGENSFIKKSDKFSELEIFDAFDKEEIEPGLQDVWTKNEAECTKDESSFNLFFADD; translated from the exons AAAAGAAAATCAGTGATAGTAACTGACGGTTTAGACAGCGCGGCGCCTGTAGACCAATTGATAGAATCTCTTCAAAGCAATACTAGAAAGAATAAGCTATACGTTCTGTACTGTCAGACGGTTCGTCAGAGACGCACTACAGCTGGCAGATATCTCAAAAATCCACATTACCTTCTCCCCGGACACCCTTTAAATGTCTTCAGTCAAGAGTGGGATGGAGCTCTGAACACTGGCTACTTTGAAACCTTCTCTCACAAAAGTCTAATGCCCAAAATGATATCTAAGATCAGAAATATTGGACAAAAGGACCCTGTTACTGAGTATATGAAGAAGAAGATAGCCTGGCAAGATACTTTTATGGACTATAAGAGAATTATGA GTCTAATGAGCAAGAGACACAAATACGAATTTATGAATGATGAAATACTTCACTGTCCTAAGCAGTTAGTTGAAATAGCAGCCCATTATGAACAAAACCCAGACCCATACTTTGAGAGCAGTTATAACTGGTACTATGCTGGTCATGGCAATATGCAGCTCATTACTATTGGTGGACTTGAATATTTACTGCAAAGTGAATTTAGCTGCTTGT ATTTGTCTCCATTTATAAAGTACAACTCAACTGTAGACAATGAGAGCACAGTCACATTTGACTGTGGAGAGGAACTCGATATTCTTGAAACAGTCTCGTCTCAGAACATCATAGCATTGAgaacaagaaacaaaatattcgtACTTAAAATTCTAGACTTTGAATCTATCATAAAACTGGAGAAAATTAAGGAAATGGAATCAAAAATACCATTCACAGGAATATCTTTTGACGAGTTTCATAAGAATATATTGTATGTCACAACATTGGACTTTAGACTTACTATAGTAAATATAGACAGGATGACTGGACGAAGTAAACAACTGCGTGCTGAAGTATCGAGCATGTTGGACAACTGGAGCACGGTCATCGGTTCAGAGAGAGGGTACTTCTCACACGTCTCTAAGAACTCAGTAACCTTATACGATAAAAGAACAAACTGCGCATTTCAGAGATGGAAATCCCTTCGTAAATTAACCGATGATATTGCATGTAATGACATAAGTATAGCGAGTCACGGCACCGACAAACGACTCATGTACGTTGGAACCGATCATCATTTATTCCTACTAGATTTACGGTTCAACAAAATTGAAAAGAACAAGCTGAAAGTTGTACAGCGATGGACCCATGGTATGCAATGTCCTCCTACTTATATGACTGTAAGTAAATTCGAATATAATAAAGAACTGATTTGTATGAGCAGTCAGTGGTGTGAGGACATGTGCGTTGTTAGTAATTACGCTGATAGATTGACGAGGCACAATGATATAAGCAGTGTAAGTATACCGTATCGACCGCCGAGTGTGCTGCAAACTCTTAGTGAAGCAAAGGAGAAAATGCTCTGCTGTGATCTATTTAGTCCAATCAATAATAGATTATGTAGTTCCATCACTGGTCTATCTGTTGTAGAACAAGATGATACCTATGATGTTCTAATGTTGAACTCTCTCGGCGATATTTCATGTCACACATTGTGTCCGCAACACATGACGGCTTTCTTCGACGACAATAGTTTCGAACTTTTGAATGAGTGGAGTAAATCTTTATCTGTTGAACCAAAAGTATTCGAAGTGTCATCTATAATAGATATCAGTAACATTTGGAAGGAACTAAGAAGCGTGCCCGACGATTACAAGTTTGGTGAGAATagttttattaagaaaagtgATAAATTTAGTGAGCTAGAGATATTCGACGCGTTTGATAAAGAGGAGATTGAACCGGGACTACAAGATGTATGGACGAAGAACGAAGCAGAATGTACCAAAGACGAATCATCGTTCAACTTATTTTTCGCAGACGACtga